Genomic DNA from Entomoplasma freundtii:
CGCTTTTCCCATTTTTACTGGTGACAGCCATTTTTTTTCGGTCATTTGGGTGACGACCAATTGGAGCCTCAATTCGGCCTTTTTCTTCGTTGATAAGTCCGCAAACCAAACCTCAATATTCTTTATATATTTCACGGTTGGCCATCATCTCTGAAAGTCGGCGGTGGGCTTGATCGGTTTTAGCAATCAGAATTGCTCCTGTCGTTTGTTTATCCAAACGATGAACAATCCCCGGTCTTTCAATGCCACCAATGCCGCTTAAATTAGGTATTGAATAAAGTAAACCATTAACCAAAGTGTTTTCGGGATGCCCTGCTCCGGGATGAACTGGAAGATTATTTTGTTTATTTAAAACCAGTAAATAATCATCTTGAAATAAAATATCCAAAGGAATCGGTTGCGCTTTTAATTCACTAGATTTCGGTGCTGGAATAGAAATTTCTACATCGTCACCTTTTTTTAAAGCTAATTTTGCAATAGTGGTTGTTACTCCATTAACACGAACTTGACCTTCGGCAATAAGATGTTGGACCATCGTTCTCGATAGGTCAAAAGTCTCCTTTAAGACGCGAGAAAGGTATTTATCTAAGCGCGATTCATCTTCTTCCACAATAAAAATTTCACGAGTTTCCATTACTTAATTTTCGCTTTCTATGTCATCAGTTAAAGTCTGTGACGAGGCATTGTTAGTTGTGGTTGATTGTGGTTGATATTGATCTTCTTCAACTGATAAATTGTCAGGTTTTGTTTCCTTTATTTCATTTGAAGGAGAATGAGGGGCTTGGTTTATCGCCACACTTTTGGCATGTTCCTTGCGTTGTTGAATAATAAACATCAACCCTTCAAAAATTAAGATAATCACTAAGATAATAACGCCAAAGGTCACTCAAACATCGGCAAGGTTAAAAATATAAGTCGATGAGTTGAGGAAGGTAAAGTCTCATTGGAGAAAATCGATTACCCCACCTTTAATACCTGCATTTGCTCCGCTCAAAACCATTGGAGCTCAAGCGCGGGCTAAAATGTTTGCCCAACTTCCAGCCCCCAAAAACGTTAAGGCGAACAAGAATTTCCGGTCATTGGCAAAAATAAAGACAATAGTTAGAAAAGTTGTCACAAGAGCAGCTAAAATAATTGCCAAAGCAGGATTGCCACTATTAAAGCCATAGGCTGCACCCGGATTGATGACATAATTGAA
This window encodes:
- a CDS encoding signal peptidase II, which encodes MWLNLQQWLKHRDYAWKFKLVVCLPVFLTLVSFDWISKGVVAALMEQNESLSFIPGFLRFNYVINPGAAYGFNSGNPALAIILAALVTTFLTIVFIFANDRKFLFALTFLGAGSWANILARAWAPMVLSGANAGIKGGVIDFLQWDFTFLNSSTYIFNLADVWVTFGVIILVIILIFEGLMFIIQQRKEHAKSVAINQAPHSPSNEIKETKPDNLSVEEDQYQPQSTTTNNASSQTLTDDIESEN
- a CDS encoding RluA family pseudouridine synthase → METREIFIVEEDESRLDKYLSRVLKETFDLSRTMVQHLIAEGQVRVNGVTTTIAKLALKKGDDVEISIPAPKSSELKAQPIPLDILFQDDYLLVLNKQNNLPVHPGAGHPENTLVNGLLYSIPNLSGIGGIERPGIVHRLDKQTTGAILIAKTDQAHRRLSEMMANREIYKEYWGLVCGLINEEKGRIEAPIGRHPNDRKKMAVTSKNGKSAITKFEVLERYENEELTLVSVILETGRTHQIRVHFDFIGHPILNDPVYGQRKPEATDFGQYLHAHKLVFRHPITDERMEFTAPLPQEFTNKIQTLRLERG